The DNA segment GACGTACTAAACTACTGTTCTACATGCTTGTTGCATACTGGTGACAAAGTTTTTTGCCGCACATTAACCTCACTCAAAGCTTTAACCTGTAAACTCTAACTATAATCTCTCTATGCCACTCGTATACCAACCATGTAAAACTTCTCTTCTATAAACTAACTCTTTTAACCAGTCTTTGTACacaacattttgtttaaagtttcatttcaaatttgcaCTTTCACCTTTCCCAAAACGATTAATCGGgtaataacttttaaattacGACTCACTTTTGTTCAACCTAAAGTTAATGCAATAAACTGCATAAACTCTCCGAGCTTATTTGCCGGTAGTGACAGAATTGTGAAAGCCATAAATCATCAAAAGTTTATCGGTAGGCCATTCTTTTTTCTTCGAGCTCGGTAGGTTACACGGAAATCGTATTGGGTCATTGTTTACCTTTACCAGAGAACATTGATCCGGGCCAAATACTAAAAGGGCAAGGGACGTGACGACTCGCTCTGTAAGAGCAGAGAAAATTCAACTTCATACAATTGTGCACGTGCTTATTTTCACAAACTCGTACTTCACGTTCAGCTGTTCAATTGTTTATTTCCACAAGATGAAGTCGTTTAACGTCTGGTTTAATCATCTGCGAAAGACAAACTGAATTTTGAAAAGAGGTTCTCCACGTATAATACATATTAGAAAGCTATAAATATGCTTTTACATTCATCTTGTTATACATGTTAACACCGTCTTATTAATTAGCTATTTGTCGTAAATGATGGCTTAATAAAAACGCAAGAAATGTACAACTAACTTATaaccaaaaaagtttaacttaACATATTTTATCCAGTAATAGGACTATATCATATAATGAGTATTTACATAGAAAGTTTTATAACGTGTTTAACCTTTCAAATATTAAAGTTCATTTTactatttctgttttaaatatttgctttcaTGACTTCCGTCTTAAAAAAGCCATCATATTTTGAAAGTCTATACAGTAACCTACATTATCTTGATGTATGCGGTACCCATATTATAGCCTCAAAATTGTGAAAGTATTCTAAAATATAATTAGGCATTAATTTATAACCGTTTCGTAATTCCGCTTTTTctagtttttttgtttggaagtaggtttgaaaatgttttgtttaaattaatttatagcAGGCCTATGTGTAGCCTAGGCTAATTACCATTTTTCACGCAAAATCCAGGAAAGGCCAAAAGCTACGTTTCACTTTACAAACGGCCAAAGCAACAGGTTGTTGTCTTGCGCTAACCTGCGGAAACTGAATTTCTTTTTGAGTTCTTGAGTCAATGAGTGCTTTTCCTGTCattgaggaaagtctttgcacgacttaaactttGCAATGATCTCCAGCGATGGCGGAGCCGTTTTCAAAATGGGTGGGCCTATAGCGTAACAAAAGGTACTAAGCTAGATATATATGTTGTTGAGCTGTTCCTAATCCACCAGTGCGGCTAACTTGATATcattttattggcaaataaCATATGCCGAAGCACAGGCATAACTTGGCTCGAAGAGTCGTCTCAAAAGAACGTCTGTGTGCTTCCTAATCTTAACGACGACTAACTCGAAAAGCGAACTGTGGATAAGGGAAAAACACACATGACTATTTCGGTAAATAGCGTTGTGCACTGCCGCTACCTAGCGAAAAGGATGACAAAcgttattttcatattttccggctaaaattttcaaaagtttgatttaaaacGTCAAAACACTTCAAAAACCGCTTAAAATGGCataaaatgaaatgtatttCCATATTTGAACGCACAATAGTTGGCTATTTCAGACGTGCAATTTTGAGTCGTCATACCAAACGATTTTGAAACGCCCTATATATCCTGCCTATTTTTTGCAAGGATCAgccatgttttgtttttataaactgAGCTTGTATTATGTAGGCTAAGGCCGGTATTCTTACTTTTTTACTTACATCATAAGGAATTTTAcgatcttttttcttttaacattTATCTTTGCAATTCGATTAAGGCTGCCTCTATTTTACTggaaaaatcgtgcgttctaagctattttcacagtttcttgtcaaCCTAACTTAAGTGTTATACTAACCTAAACGTAATCATCTAATTTCAGTCTAACTCCAATATAATCTTAAATAGCCAAAATCAACTTTTGACATGGCCTTTCACCAAACCTAACCGCCTTTGTGActtccatgtggtgaaataGCCACTTCGATTGATTTCAAGGTGAAATACTCCTTACCAACATCGGCAATGCTCGATCTGCTTAGTTGGAACTTTGAAGAATTGGTTGTTGAAAACTATCGCTCAATGCTTGATAACCAAAACAACCAGCAACTTGCCGTGCTTGAGCTCATTATGTTCTTGACTATGgtatttgttttataacattATACCTGGATTTTTTATAACACTTGACATTGTAAAAGTTGTAGTAGCCGAGTCGCTAATTTAATATCACTAATATTTCATGTTAACATGAAATACGATgaacgaaaaaaaaacataaaaatgccTATGACCCAAAAAATTGGGTTTGTGGGAAAGCATGGCCCAACTAAGGGAATCTAAGACGTTTATGGTATACTGCTTGCATTAAAgccataaatataaataatataaatacatgtTTATATCATTACTTTATGTTACTCTTCATCCTCTTAGTTCTATTAAATCTCTTGGTCCTCTAGCGGTATTTAGAGAGGTCCCCCCACACCGAATATTACTTAGTAATCTTTGTCCACACCCACTGAATACGCTAGTGGGTGTGCTTGCAGAGGATGTGGCCTGAAgagtctatactctatatcagtggttcccaaccttttttggtgtcggggccgaatttcaaacttagagtacgtatggagccgcatgaaaacactcaagtaattataacgaaaattttaaaacatgtaCCAAcaaatagcaacactaacaagaaaaataacacaaatcaatttaatgtccaacttgacTCCAACTCCaactgacaagtcaaaaaataatcgccctaattattataaatagattttttatattttttgtgggattttcaggggtcaaTGAGAGCCGCGAGAAGGCTAACTTGGAGTCGCATGCGGCTCtaagagccgcggttgggaatcactgctCTATATAGTAGCGCTCATCGTTCTTTcacacatttatttttaaagtgaaGGGGTCAGGTTCCCCATCAAAAATGTTGGGGagccaagtcattttttctgaCTCGAGTTGAgtcattttaagttgtaacTTAAGTGAAGTCAATTTAACTTATGACTTGAATCAAGTCCAGTCAGTTTATACtgtgactcaagtcaagtcaataCTTCTAACTAAAACTATTCTGCACTTCTGAGATCACACTATGCGTTGCATTAACTTGTTTGGTTCAGTGGTAAGCATAACGCCGTAGCTGTCTATAAATTTGTCTGGTTGATACTTTTTCAAAgagttgtaatttttaagaaaaattttttggtaaaGAGCTTTTTGTCAGTACATGTGCAGTTAGGAAATATTGAACAACGTGTTATATGAAAATAAGTATGAAATAATTAGTCAATAAATGATCACCAACTGGGTGCCCTCAATGAAGAGATTGCGTTACGTTTAGCTGACTTTAACTATGGAGATACAAATGAAATGGTGAAAGGGCATTCATTCATTCGGGTTAAATACAGAAGTGCATATAcgtattaaaaattttaaaactaatgACTTGTTTCTTATTCTAACACCGTGTAATTAGGCCTTTACAATTACCTTGTATTGTatgttattgaaaaattatgGCAAAAAAAGGAGATGCAAGTCGAGATATGGCCATTGAGAGCAGGGTATTGCATATTCCACCACTGCAGGAACTGGCAGATACTATAGCAGGGGGTCTGCAAGACAATTATGCAGAATCATCTTGCACAGTTGTGGATTGTCCTGATTTGAGCAAAGATCCTTATGGATTAGCGGCACCAGGTTGAAATTTGTACTATATTATATCTTGACATGAAGATTGTTTTGTACCATACTCTAATCACGTTAGTTTAATCATTGTACATGGAGTATATTATGTTTGATCTCCTTGTATTTACTTTAGCTTATACTTGCTCAGGTTTATGTGGTAAAACTAGGTTAGTCGATGTTGGTGGAGTACCATACCTTTGTCCTGTAAGCCAATATATGGAAAGAGTTTATGACTTAGAGGTGATATATTTATTAGCTTGATGTAACTAATAAACAACAGCTTTTTGTCCAATCGGTATATTTTTGCAAGCACATCAGAGTGTTAGTGTATATTCACTAGTGATGATGTGTGACATTGGTGGTTTAGAAATACATTCACCCATTTACTTCATACCAAATATAATATAAtctactatatatatataacagcAAAACTTACACAAGTTCCATTTTTCAGAATGTATCAAACCAAGTTAATTTGCCGGGGTGTTTCATTCTTGGAGCTGGTGCCGGATCAAAGCATGCAGTTGGTGTAAATTGTGAGATGATGCCAAATATTCGATGTGCGGGTGAGTTGTTTCATAAACCTTCCTTGCATCTTTGCTGAAAACTCTACTGTTATAATTGTGTTTTAGGGGTGACTGTTTTTTATCATGCATTTTTGGCAGAGCTTAAAGTCTTTAATAGGTATGTCTTTAGGTGGTCAACATGAGAGGCAAAATCTGGTACACATCTCAAAAGTAATTCCTGAAGATGGCTCCCATGTTCTTGAGGCATATGAGTCTCAGCATAATGACATCACAGAATTTGTACTCCTAGCAAATCTATTTTGTTCGGAAGGAAAACTAGGAAAAGTCCTTCATGTCAGAGCGAAATGCAGAAAGGGTAAATGAATAATGATGCATTACTTGTTTTTAAATCTACTTTAAGTAGAGATGAAGCCAAAGCAAATAGCTAAATGACAACAGATGCAGAAAGGCAATCCATaatatgtttaattttaagaaaaattaataGTTTAGTTTCAGGTTTACGTGGTTTTATTAATAAATCTTCAAATGGCTTGCTGTTGTAggcatttttacaaaagtatgGTATCTTAAAGTAATCAACTGTTTTGCTACGTTTGGACTATTTTGCTGTTTACAGAATGGCTGttcaaattaatgtttttttcttgcaAGTTAAAGTATTATGACCTTTTCTGTACCAGCTGTAATATTAGCTGCTGCATAAgtggtattttaaattttattcattattaTGGCTTGTTGCTATTAGTCACTTACATTTGATTTGGAAGTGCATTGTGCCTTGGGATGTATATAAAAATAGTTGGTTTCATaattttgattgattttttgttgctgtttaGGTGACAAAGATTTAGTTGAATGCATGAAAGGTGCCATTAGGAAGCATTATGGACCAAACCGTGCAGTTGGAATGGGTGGAACATTTCTAGTTAAGCAAGGATCTATTAAAATTCATGTTATGCCTGACTTCAGTGAAACTCCTTTAACTTGCG comes from the Clavelina lepadiformis chromosome 5, kaClaLepa1.1, whole genome shotgun sequence genome and includes:
- the LOC143460696 gene encoding ester hydrolase C11orf54 homolog encodes the protein MAKKGDASRDMAIESRVLHIPPLQELADTIAGGLQDNYAESSCTVVDCPDLSKDPYGLAAPGLCGKTRLVDVGGVPYLCPVSQYMERVYDLENVSNQVNLPGCFILGAGAGSKHAVGVNCEMMPNIRCAGGQHERQNLVHISKVIPEDGSHVLEAYESQHNDITEFVLLANLFCSEGKLGKVLHVRAKCRKGDKDLVECMKGAIRKHYGPNRAVGMGGTFLVKQGSIKIHVMPDFSETPLTCDEEVTDWLKFYEVSAPFVCLSTFITEDLGLDLRVTHTHGYNKAGGTGGHYHTDVTPEEIEYVGYFVPAESVYRLDRPSLSNLIGRPESQGH